In the genome of Gloeotrichia echinulata CP02, one region contains:
- a CDS encoding AbrB/MazE/SpoVT family DNA-binding domain-containing protein, with protein sequence MNEPSKSVEVHLGRQGRLVIPARLRRSLGFETGDALIARQEEGRLVLEKPETIKLRLKARFSQVPKDRSLADELITERREEAKREEAE encoded by the coding sequence ATGAATGAACCATCCAAATCTGTAGAAGTCCATCTCGGTCGCCAGGGGCGGTTGGTGATTCCCGCTAGATTACGGCGATCGCTAGGTTTTGAAACAGGGGATGCTCTGATAGCTCGCCAGGAAGAGGGGCGATTGGTGCTGGAGAAACCAGAAACGATCAAATTGCGGCTGAAGGCTCGGTTCTCGCAGGTACCGAAGGACAGAAGTTTAGCAGATGAATTAATCACCGAACGCCGCGAAGAAGCAAAAAGGGAAGAGGCTGAATGA
- a CDS encoding type II toxin-antitoxin system VapC family toxin gives MTVVLDASALLVYLKDEPGCDIVEEVLAESVISSVNWSEVIQKAIALGVVVDGMQDDLQSLGLVLEPFTPEDGEVAGRLWEQTRQYGLSLGDRACLSLGLRLGVTVFTSDRAWLNLDLGLDIRAVR, from the coding sequence ATGACGGTTGTTCTCGATGCTTCGGCGCTGCTGGTTTACCTGAAGGATGAGCCGGGGTGTGATATTGTGGAAGAAGTACTAGCTGAGTCTGTGATTTCGAGCGTGAATTGGTCCGAGGTGATTCAGAAGGCGATCGCCCTGGGGGTAGTTGTTGACGGAATGCAGGATGATTTGCAGTCGCTGGGGCTGGTGCTAGAGCCGTTTACACCAGAGGATGGCGAGGTAGCGGGACGGCTCTGGGAACAAACCCGCCAGTATGGGTTGTCTTTAGGAGACCGCGCCTGTTTGAGTTTGGGGTTGCGGTTGGGAGTTACTGTTTTTACAAGCGACCGCGCATGGCTCAATCTCGATTTGGGTTTGGATATCCGTGCGGTGCGCTAA
- the upp gene encoding uracil phosphoribosyltransferase, translating to MQNQVTLIEHPLIQHKLTLMRRAETSTTKFRNLVKEVSLLLAYEVTRDLPLKYEQIKTPLAPMNAPVLAPDKKLVLVSVMRAGQGILDGMLELMPSARVGHVGLYRDPKTLIPVEYYFKVPDDVEQRDMIVVDPMVATGNSAVAAVERLKSTNPLSIKFVCLLAAPEGLNHFCEVHPDVPVYTAAIDDYLDEHGYIIPGLGDAGDRLFGTK from the coding sequence ATGCAAAATCAAGTAACACTAATTGAGCATCCATTAATTCAGCACAAACTGACACTGATGCGTAGGGCTGAAACCAGTACAACTAAATTTCGTAATCTTGTCAAAGAAGTAAGTTTGTTGTTGGCTTATGAAGTTACGCGAGATTTACCGCTAAAATATGAACAGATTAAAACACCACTCGCGCCGATGAATGCACCAGTGCTAGCCCCCGATAAAAAGCTGGTGTTAGTTTCAGTGATGCGGGCCGGACAGGGAATTTTGGATGGGATGCTAGAATTAATGCCATCTGCACGGGTGGGACATGTGGGTTTATACCGTGACCCGAAAACCTTGATTCCCGTTGAGTATTATTTTAAAGTTCCCGATGACGTGGAGCAGCGAGATATGATTGTTGTTGACCCTATGGTAGCAACTGGTAATTCTGCTGTTGCTGCTGTGGAAAGGCTGAAATCTACTAATCCGCTGTCAATTAAATTTGTCTGTTTACTCGCAGCACCAGAAGGACTCAACCATTTCTGTGAAGTCCATCCTGATGTGCCGGTGTATACGGCTGCTATTGATGACTATCTGGATGAACATGGCTATATTATCCCCGGTTTGGGAGATGCAGGCGATCGCTTATTTGGTACAAAATAA